A genomic region of Papaver somniferum cultivar HN1 chromosome 7, ASM357369v1, whole genome shotgun sequence contains the following coding sequences:
- the LOC113298140 gene encoding uncharacterized protein LOC113298140, which translates to MAMGILMGAKILFRAFQILNMFILEFCERVVDTQASLKVFDRGKRCSRSRVMVNYRKNIVFALVFKLGYSLKLLWKGSISFMLVKRVETSDVCKLQLGTILWCRFLFQVTSFHAASTARELFDQLHHHSSGYRFCDLLLQPGGGLQTSLQICVAIMQHNAESQIISKRLTSEPRSTVCGSNECCSGWKKSLVEGVKIPDVVRPRSKVFEQLMGPANLQQHLKWQFHVVPLPSYTQQQLQKAV; encoded by the exons ATGGCAATGGGTATTCTAATGGGAGCTAAGATCTTATTCAGGGCATTTCAGATTCTTAATATGTTCATACTAGAGTTTTGTGAAAGAGTGGTGGACACTCAGGCCTCACTTAAAGTGTTTGATCGTGGAAAGAGGTGTAGTAGGTCCAGGGTAATGGtcaattacagaaaaaatattgtTTTTGCCCTTGTTTTCAAACTTGGATACTCATTGAAGTTGTTATGGAAGGGCTCCATTAGCTTTATGTTAGTTAAAAGGGTTGAGACCAGTGATGTTTGCAAGTTACAGTTGGGTACAATTCTATGGTGTAGGTTTCTATTTCAGGTGACAAGTTTTCATGCAGCTAGTACTGCGAGGGAATTGTTCGATCAACTACATCATCATAGTAGTGGATACCGTTTCTGTGATCTGCTCTTACAGCCGGGAGGTGGTTTACAAACATCTTTGCAGATTTGTGTTGCTATAATGCAACATAATGCTGAGTCACAGATCATTTCCAAGCGACTTACAT CAGAACCTAGATCTACAGTCTGTGGTAGTAATGAATGTTGTTCTGGCTGGAAAAAGTCTCTTGTAGAGGGGGTGAAAATCCCAGATGTGGTGCGTCCTCGTTCCAAGGTTTTTGAGCAGCTTATGGGGCCAGCTAATCTCCAGCAACACCTTAAGTGGCAGTTTCATGTGGTACCACTTCCGAGCTACACTCAGCAACAATTACAGAAAGCGGTCTAG